From Butyricimonas paravirosa, one genomic window encodes:
- a CDS encoding helix-turn-helix domain-containing protein — MNNPFEEIFKRLENIEKMIAPVTGVQPGERQDGKEPVLIKISVASGITGYSVNYLYHLASKGMIPCVKRGRTLRFDMEELKKWMQQQYVPASNRLPDEKEKK; from the coding sequence ATGAATAATCCTTTCGAAGAAATTTTCAAACGGCTGGAGAACATCGAAAAGATGATTGCCCCGGTCACGGGCGTACAGCCCGGAGAACGGCAGGACGGAAAAGAGCCTGTGTTAATCAAAATATCCGTTGCCAGCGGCATAACCGGGTATTCGGTCAATTACCTGTATCATTTAGCCAGTAAGGGGATGATACCGTGTGTCAAGCGTGGGCGTACCCTGCGTTTTGACATGGAGGAACTCAAAAAGTGGATGCAGCAGCAGTATGTCCCGGCTTCTAACAGACTTCCCGATGAAAAAGAAAAGAAGTGA
- a CDS encoding YggS family pyridoxal phosphate-dependent enzyme, whose protein sequence is MSSIVENLKEIAGSLPEGVKLVAVSKTKPVEAIVEAYEAGQRVFGENRVQELAEKYEVLPKDIEWHMIGHLQTNKVKYMAAFVSLIHGVESLKLLETIDKEGKKHDRVIPCLLQFYIASEETKFGLDMEEAKALLESADYKNMKNVKIVGVMGMATNTDDEVQVRREFHHLKEIFDELKTTYFAENPEFKELSMGMSGDYRIAVEEGSTMVRVGSSIFGARNYANI, encoded by the coding sequence ATGAGCAGTATTGTAGAAAATTTGAAAGAGATTGCCGGTAGTTTACCGGAAGGGGTAAAATTAGTAGCCGTATCGAAAACAAAGCCCGTGGAGGCGATAGTGGAGGCATACGAGGCTGGGCAGAGAGTATTCGGGGAAAATCGGGTACAGGAGTTGGCGGAGAAGTACGAGGTACTTCCTAAAGATATAGAATGGCACATGATTGGTCATTTACAAACGAATAAAGTGAAGTATATGGCCGCTTTCGTTTCTTTGATTCATGGTGTGGAGAGCTTGAAATTGCTGGAGACCATTGACAAGGAGGGGAAAAAACATGATCGGGTGATCCCTTGCCTGCTGCAATTTTATATAGCCAGTGAGGAAACCAAGTTCGGGTTGGATATGGAAGAGGCCAAAGCTCTTTTGGAGAGTGCCGATTACAAGAATATGAAGAACGTGAAGATCGTGGGCGTGATGGGGATGGCGACGAACACGGATGATGAGGTGCAGGTCAGACGGGAATTTCATCACCTGAAAGAGATTTTTGACGAGTTGAAGACAACTTATTTCGCAGAGAACCCTGAATTCAAGGAATTATCCATGGGGATGTCCGGAGATTACCGGATAGCCGTGGAGGAAGGAAGTACGATGGTACGTGTGGGGAGTTCCATTTTCGGTGCGAGAAATTACGCGAATATATAA
- a CDS encoding PepSY-like domain-containing protein: MKTTLVTALILLSTTFAFSSCKDSSYTPPKNVVSAFKAKYPSAKRVEWEVKNTYQVAEFHIDFTEVEAWFDNNGQWVMTESDVKYNSLPVVIRNSFKSGEYGRWEVEDVDKLERAGMETIYIIEAELGEQEVALHYLENGTLVKTLMDNDGRGYQPESAPKTVLQFIQQKYPQANIVEIDQDKGLLKIDIIDQQIMKEVVFNHQNQWVVTTWEVSHNNVPTNVMNVLKTSSYANYRIDDIDYEERADGSLVYIFEVEQGDREFDVTIDANNLKIVSAIPKN, from the coding sequence ATGAAAACAACATTAGTTACCGCACTAATCCTACTCTCCACCACGTTTGCTTTCAGTAGCTGCAAAGACAGCAGCTACACGCCACCCAAAAACGTCGTGAGTGCCTTTAAAGCCAAATATCCCTCGGCAAAACGAGTAGAATGGGAAGTGAAAAACACGTATCAAGTGGCCGAATTCCATATCGACTTCACGGAAGTCGAGGCTTGGTTTGACAACAACGGCCAATGGGTGATGACCGAAAGTGACGTCAAATATAACTCCCTGCCCGTGGTAATCCGCAATAGTTTTAAATCCGGAGAATACGGGAGATGGGAAGTAGAAGATGTTGACAAGCTGGAAAGAGCCGGGATGGAGACAATTTACATTATCGAGGCAGAACTCGGGGAACAAGAAGTTGCCTTGCACTACTTGGAAAATGGAACGCTAGTAAAAACCCTCATGGATAACGATGGACGGGGATATCAACCGGAGAGCGCTCCCAAAACAGTCCTACAATTCATTCAGCAGAAATACCCACAGGCCAATATCGTGGAAATCGATCAGGATAAAGGGTTACTAAAGATTGATATTATTGATCAACAAATCATGAAAGAAGTCGTGTTCAACCACCAGAATCAATGGGTTGTCACCACTTGGGAAGTTTCACACAATAATGTACCAACCAACGTGATGAATGTACTGAAAACTTCTTCCTACGCGAATTACCGGATTGACGACATTGATTATGAAGAAAGAGCAGACGGTTCGCTCGTTTACATTTTTGAAGTTGAACAAGGGGATCGGGAATTCGATGTCACGATAGATGCCAACAATCTCAAAATTGTATCCGCAATACCGAAAAATTAA
- a CDS encoding PepSY-like domain-containing protein → MKTRMTIFVSLLLAGFAFTSCEDSDDNYTPDEKIVNVLYEKYPNAQRVDWELQHDHYVADFYDNNIEKEAWITTKGEWVMTESDILFNNLPDAVQTAFNESEYKDWRVDDVDMLERIEMETVYVIEVEKSKQEFDLFYAEDGTLIKAVEDIDNNNNYQPNTVPEVLKNFINEKYPQATIVDIEVEKGITEIDILHENKAKELHFNSANEWLYTTWDVREREIQDIATKVLNDNPGFKIDDIDYKESADGSEVYIFELEKGNQEIHVTVNMEGNVVK, encoded by the coding sequence ATGAAAACAAGAATGACCATTTTCGTTTCTTTATTGTTAGCCGGATTTGCTTTCACTAGCTGTGAGGATAGTGACGATAACTACACGCCGGATGAAAAAATCGTGAACGTGCTATACGAAAAATACCCGAACGCACAGCGTGTCGACTGGGAATTACAACACGACCACTACGTGGCAGACTTCTATGACAACAACATCGAGAAGGAGGCATGGATCACCACCAAAGGGGAATGGGTGATGACTGAAAGCGACATATTGTTTAACAATCTCCCGGATGCCGTACAAACCGCATTCAACGAGTCGGAATACAAAGACTGGAGAGTAGACGACGTGGACATGCTGGAAAGAATTGAAATGGAAACCGTATACGTGATCGAAGTTGAAAAAAGCAAACAGGAATTTGATTTATTCTACGCTGAAGACGGAACTTTAATAAAAGCGGTAGAAGACATTGACAACAACAACAATTATCAACCGAACACGGTTCCTGAAGTCCTGAAAAATTTCATTAACGAGAAATATCCACAAGCAACCATCGTGGACATTGAAGTCGAAAAAGGAATTACCGAGATCGACATCTTACACGAAAACAAAGCAAAAGAATTACACTTCAATAGTGCTAACGAATGGTTATACACGACTTGGGATGTTAGAGAAAGAGAGATTCAAGACATTGCAACCAAAGTGCTGAATGATAACCCGGGATTCAAAATTGATGATATTGATTACAAAGAAAGCGCGGACGGAAGTGAAGTATACATCTTCGAATTGGAAAAAGGCAATCAAGAAATTCACGTAACAGTGAATATGGAGGGAAATGTTGTAAAATGA
- a CDS encoding helix-turn-helix domain-containing protein, with translation MDLITKDSETTLVLFSSLDRVLENVEYVVMNYRPVLNGEHYLTSDEVCRRLCISKRTLQDYRDTGLLGYVQLPGKIIYRESDIMDLLERFYQK, from the coding sequence ATGGATTTGATAACGAAAGATTCCGAAACCACGCTGGTACTGTTTTCTTCCCTTGACAGGGTGCTGGAAAACGTGGAGTATGTGGTAATGAACTATCGCCCGGTATTGAACGGTGAACACTACCTGACGAGCGATGAGGTGTGCAGGCGGCTTTGCATCAGCAAACGGACGTTGCAGGATTACAGGGACACGGGGCTGCTGGGCTACGTGCAGCTTCCGGGAAAAATCATCTACCGGGAAAGTGACATCATGGATTTGTTGGAAAGGTTCTATCAGAAATGA
- a CDS encoding helix-turn-helix domain-containing protein, producing the protein MEIVTIEKKTFELWKQRFENFVGRVDALCVPLRRKRDKWLDNCETCRLLNVSARTMQTYRDTGKLPYSQINNKIYYKASDVETFLLNQVRDNSKK; encoded by the coding sequence ATGGAAATAGTGACGATTGAAAAGAAAACCTTTGAACTATGGAAACAGAGGTTTGAAAATTTTGTGGGTCGTGTGGATGCGCTCTGCGTGCCTTTACGCAGGAAGCGTGACAAATGGCTGGATAACTGCGAAACCTGCCGTCTGCTGAACGTTTCAGCCCGGACGATGCAGACCTACCGTGACACGGGGAAACTGCCTTACTCGCAGATTAACAATAAGATTTACTACAAGGCTTCGGACGTGGAAACATTTTTGCTCAACCAAGTAAGGGACAATTCTAAAAAGTAG
- a CDS encoding site-specific integrase has translation MERKRFSVLFFIKRSKLLKNGEAPVRVRVTYDRLYVELQLKRSVKVPLWSQEKEKSTGKDRNSVELNHYIDALRVKFYQIYQDLELEGKIISARAIVNRYQGKDETFKSLHNVFKEHNDNCRKLIGTDYADITVRRYDNCLKYLMELVRRDYKVDDMLLREVNGELVRKFDLYLKTEKHCAQNTVIRYMKCFKKVINLAIANEWLTKNPFAGIKFHEVEVNKQFLSQAEINRIWQKEFRIERLELVRDVFIFCVYTGLAFIDVYNLRPEHISEDNNGNLWIVKPREKTNNICNIPLLSIPKQILEKYKDNPYCMDKGTLLPVPCNQKMNSYLKEIADLCGIKKNLTTHTARHSFASVIALANNVSLPNVAKMLGHSSTRMTQHYAKVLDQTILRDMQAVEKQLSI, from the coding sequence ATGGAAAGAAAAAGATTCAGCGTGTTGTTCTTCATCAAGCGTAGCAAACTGTTAAAAAACGGGGAAGCGCCCGTGCGTGTGCGTGTCACTTATGACCGCCTATACGTGGAACTTCAACTAAAGCGGAGCGTAAAAGTCCCACTTTGGTCGCAGGAAAAAGAGAAATCGACAGGCAAAGACCGAAACTCCGTAGAACTTAACCATTACATTGACGCCCTGCGTGTGAAATTCTATCAGATTTACCAAGATTTGGAACTGGAGGGAAAGATTATCTCCGCACGTGCCATAGTGAACCGCTATCAGGGAAAGGACGAAACTTTCAAGTCATTGCATAATGTATTCAAGGAACATAACGACAACTGCCGGAAGCTAATCGGGACGGACTATGCCGACATCACCGTAAGACGTTACGACAATTGCCTTAAATACCTCATGGAACTGGTTAGACGGGATTACAAGGTAGATGATATGTTACTGCGTGAGGTAAACGGGGAACTGGTACGCAAATTCGATTTATACCTAAAGACGGAGAAGCATTGCGCACAGAATACCGTTATCCGGTACATGAAATGTTTTAAGAAAGTGATAAACCTTGCCATTGCTAACGAGTGGCTGACAAAGAACCCGTTTGCCGGAATCAAGTTTCACGAGGTGGAGGTAAACAAACAGTTTCTAAGCCAAGCCGAGATAAACCGGATATGGCAGAAAGAGTTCAGGATTGAACGGCTGGAACTGGTACGGGATGTTTTTATCTTCTGCGTATATACCGGGCTGGCATTCATAGACGTGTATAACTTGCGCCCCGAACACATTTCAGAGGACAATAACGGCAACCTGTGGATAGTGAAACCCCGTGAAAAAACAAACAATATCTGCAACATCCCGCTTTTGAGCATTCCCAAACAGATACTTGAAAAGTATAAGGATAACCCCTACTGCATGGATAAAGGAACTTTGTTGCCCGTTCCCTGCAATCAGAAGATGAACAGCTACCTGAAAGAGATTGCCGACTTATGCGGTATTAAAAAGAACCTGACCACGCACACAGCCCGGCACAGTTTCGCTTCGGTTATCGCACTGGCTAACAACGTGTCACTGCCGAACGTGGCTAAAATGCTGGGGCATTCATCCACCCGAATGACGCAGCATTATGCGAAAGTATTAGACCAAACGATACTAAGGGATATGCAAGCCGTTGAGAAACAGCTATCCATATAA
- the truA gene encoding tRNA pseudouridine(38-40) synthase TruA — protein sequence MHRYFIELAYNGSEYNGWQIQPNAPSVQEEINKALTLLLKQEINVTGAGRTDTGVHASFFVAHFDSDVVIAHTQALTDKLNRFLGKNIAIKDIYTVHPDMHARFSAISRTYKYYINKNKNPFTYPFAYRPHPLPDIRLMNNACELLLRYEDFTSFSKLHTDVKTNICHLMKANWEETDEQLVFTIKADRFLRNMVRAIVGTLLDVGQGRITLEQFQQIIESKDRCKAGTSVPGNALFLCDIEYPPCKL from the coding sequence ATGCACAGGTATTTTATTGAATTAGCATATAACGGAAGTGAATATAACGGTTGGCAGATACAACCCAATGCCCCCTCTGTCCAGGAAGAAATCAACAAGGCACTTACCCTCCTGCTAAAACAGGAAATCAACGTGACCGGGGCCGGACGAACGGACACGGGAGTACACGCCTCGTTTTTTGTGGCCCACTTTGATAGTGATGTTGTCATAGCCCACACGCAAGCCCTAACGGACAAGCTCAATCGTTTCTTGGGAAAAAACATTGCGATCAAAGATATTTACACCGTACACCCTGACATGCATGCTCGCTTTTCGGCTATCTCGCGTACGTACAAATATTATATCAATAAAAACAAGAATCCGTTTACTTACCCGTTTGCCTACCGGCCGCATCCCTTACCGGACATCCGGTTAATGAACAATGCTTGTGAACTTCTCCTACGTTACGAGGATTTCACCAGTTTCTCCAAACTGCACACGGATGTAAAAACGAACATCTGCCATTTGATGAAGGCCAACTGGGAAGAAACGGATGAACAACTTGTATTCACGATCAAAGCCGATCGTTTCCTGCGTAACATGGTACGTGCCATCGTGGGAACATTGTTGGATGTAGGGCAAGGACGTATCACGCTGGAACAATTCCAACAGATTATTGAAAGCAAGGATCGATGCAAAGCTGGAACTTCCGTTCCCGGCAATGCCTTGTTTCTTTGTGACATTGAATATCCCCCGTGTAAACTATAA
- a CDS encoding DUF4105 domain-containing protein: protein MKTKLFIISFFLFLLTTSTSASVKLSKDATISILTCSPGNELYSLFGHTGIRVVDKANNMDIVFNYGTFDFATQGFYFKFARGLLPYQLSCSEFRRFLSSYIYDERSVYSQTLNLDSIQKQYLMDLLVENYEPANREYLYNFLYDNCSTRVRDIIEKSTDNQITWIAQPSTKSFWNLLDEYLGRSPWIQWGIHTILGSPATSTATIREQMFLPDYLMYRLDSAAYNGTPLVQPIETIYEAPEQDLSTPWYFSPFFVFAICTLALILLLQKVKSRRLLKAIAIPFFIATGVVGCLIVFLCFFTKHPTMFPNFNAFWANPLNLIAAFFLGKRTLPWIINKYLFIYLYLLIIGFLLWFLFVPAVPYASMVIMVWMIYLCIRLRQSGK from the coding sequence ATGAAAACAAAACTATTCATCATATCCTTTTTCCTGTTTTTACTCACGACGAGTACTTCTGCCTCCGTCAAGTTATCCAAAGATGCCACGATCAGCATTCTGACGTGTTCCCCGGGTAACGAACTTTACTCGCTGTTCGGACACACAGGCATCCGGGTAGTGGACAAAGCAAACAACATGGATATTGTTTTCAATTACGGGACGTTTGATTTTGCAACCCAGGGATTCTATTTCAAATTTGCACGTGGCCTACTCCCCTACCAATTATCGTGTTCCGAGTTTCGTCGTTTTTTATCTTCCTACATTTATGACGAGCGTAGCGTGTATTCCCAGACCTTAAATTTGGATTCCATTCAAAAGCAATACTTGATGGACTTGCTCGTTGAAAATTATGAACCTGCAAACCGGGAATACCTTTACAACTTTCTATATGACAATTGTTCAACCCGGGTTCGGGACATCATTGAGAAAAGTACAGACAATCAAATCACATGGATTGCTCAGCCTTCCACGAAAAGTTTTTGGAACCTTCTGGATGAATATCTAGGTCGTTCCCCGTGGATTCAATGGGGTATTCACACGATCCTTGGCTCTCCCGCAACCTCCACGGCTACCATCCGGGAACAAATGTTTCTTCCCGATTACCTCATGTATCGTTTAGATTCCGCGGCATATAATGGAACTCCACTCGTGCAGCCGATAGAGACAATATATGAAGCACCGGAGCAGGATCTTTCAACACCCTGGTACTTCTCCCCGTTCTTTGTTTTTGCCATTTGTACGCTTGCACTCATTTTACTTTTACAAAAGGTAAAAAGCCGCCGTTTGCTAAAAGCTATCGCTATTCCCTTCTTTATCGCGACAGGCGTTGTCGGGTGCCTCATCGTCTTTTTGTGTTTTTTCACGAAACATCCCACGATGTTCCCCAACTTCAATGCCTTCTGGGCAAATCCGTTAAACCTCATCGCCGCATTCTTCCTCGGTAAACGCACTCTACCGTGGATCATCAATAAATACTTGTTCATCTACCTCTACCTCTTGATCATCGGTTTTTTGCTATGGTTCCTGTTCGTTCCGGCAGTTCCCTATGCTTCCATGGTCATCATGGTATGGATGATATACCTCTGCATCCGTCTTCGACAAAGCGGGAAATAA
- a CDS encoding dihydroorotate dehydrogenase-like protein, whose amino-acid sequence MADLKTKYMGLELRSPIIAGSCGLTSDVEKMVEMEKAGVGAVVLKSIFEEQINEETSGVFKAGYGMGDAYPEAEDYIKAYIRSNTIQKYVELVRNAKSRLTIPVIASVNCFSGGEWVSFARQLEEAGADALELNVFILPVNEFKESAEVENVYFEIVKSIKSQIKIPVSVKISHYFTNLSAFVDKIKAYGANATTLFNRFYEPDININTLEMGAASVFSTAAELRTTLRWTGILAGKDKKLEISASTGVHGGEAAVKLLLAGATTVQVCSVLYEKGIHVIEDINNFIGKWMDSKAFKTIGDYRGMLSYSSIENPDLYERAQFMKYFSNKQY is encoded by the coding sequence ATGGCAGATTTGAAGACGAAATACATGGGACTGGAGTTACGGAGTCCGATTATCGCGGGAAGTTGCGGTTTAACGTCCGACGTGGAGAAGATGGTCGAGATGGAGAAAGCAGGAGTGGGAGCCGTGGTGTTGAAATCTATTTTCGAGGAACAGATTAACGAGGAGACTTCCGGTGTGTTCAAGGCCGGTTACGGGATGGGTGATGCTTACCCGGAGGCCGAGGATTATATCAAAGCGTACATTCGTTCCAACACGATACAGAAGTACGTGGAATTGGTTCGTAATGCCAAGAGTCGTTTGACGATACCCGTGATTGCCAGCGTGAACTGTTTTAGTGGTGGTGAATGGGTTTCGTTTGCTCGCCAGTTGGAAGAGGCTGGGGCAGATGCGCTGGAGTTGAATGTCTTCATTTTGCCGGTGAACGAGTTTAAGGAGAGTGCGGAAGTGGAGAATGTGTATTTTGAGATCGTGAAATCCATCAAGAGCCAGATAAAGATACCTGTTTCCGTTAAGATCAGTCATTATTTCACGAACCTTTCCGCTTTCGTGGATAAAATCAAGGCTTACGGGGCGAACGCGACCACGTTATTCAATCGATTCTACGAGCCGGATATAAATATTAATACATTGGAGATGGGGGCCGCATCCGTGTTTAGTACGGCTGCCGAATTGAGGACAACCTTGAGATGGACCGGTATTTTGGCCGGGAAGGATAAGAAGTTGGAAATTTCTGCATCCACGGGCGTGCATGGTGGTGAGGCTGCCGTGAAGTTATTGTTGGCAGGTGCGACAACGGTTCAAGTTTGTTCTGTTCTTTACGAGAAGGGTATTCACGTGATCGAGGATATAAATAATTTTATCGGGAAATGGATGGACTCGAAAGCTTTCAAGACAATCGGGGATTACCGGGGAATGCTTTCCTATTCGTCCATCGAGAACCCGGATCTTTATGAAAGAGCCCAGTTCATGAAATACTTTAGTAATAAACAATATTAA
- a CDS encoding VapE domain-containing protein, translating to MKKKRSDDARHIEGWQSKNERIESLLNVLYDFRFNTVKSRTEYRAASSSDLYQPVTKFVLNSFRRRLDATAGIVTSAENIRTILESDFARKVHPIREYFNALPLLNPAEHGHIGRLLNTVQVANPGKWEEYCTKWLIGVVANAMNDTGCQNHTCLVLTGDRQGQFKSWWLDNLCPTPLKNYLFTGKIDPQGKDILTLIAEYLFINIDDQLKELNKQNENALKNLITTPAVKYRKPYDVYIEEYPHLASFMASVNGNEFLTDPTGSRRFLPFEVLRIDKPTAESIRMDNVYSEIMYLYRQGVRYWFNDAEIGELHLTNAEFEVQTVEFEMLTQYFEKPTEEEEALFFMTTAQILARLRDICPMQLSEKRLGEALRKAGFKRVQKRIDKQTYSVYGYRIKPVPTSCTNSNYG from the coding sequence ATGAAAAAGAAAAGAAGTGATGATGCACGGCATATCGAGGGCTGGCAGTCAAAGAACGAGCGCATCGAAAGCCTGTTGAACGTCCTGTACGATTTCCGGTTCAATACCGTAAAGAGCCGGACGGAATACCGGGCTGCAAGTTCTTCGGACTTGTACCAGCCCGTTACGAAATTCGTCCTGAACTCGTTCAGGCGCAGGCTGGACGCAACCGCTGGTATTGTCACCTCTGCCGAGAACATCCGTACCATACTGGAAAGCGATTTCGCAAGAAAGGTACATCCCATACGGGAATACTTCAACGCCCTGCCCTTACTGAATCCTGCCGAACACGGGCATATCGGCAGGCTTCTGAACACAGTACAGGTAGCCAACCCCGGTAAATGGGAGGAATATTGCACGAAATGGCTTATCGGTGTGGTAGCCAACGCGATGAACGACACGGGATGTCAGAACCATACCTGTTTGGTACTGACCGGGGACAGACAGGGACAATTCAAATCGTGGTGGCTGGACAACCTTTGCCCGACACCGCTTAAAAACTACCTGTTTACCGGGAAGATAGACCCGCAGGGCAAAGACATCCTGACACTGATAGCCGAATACCTATTCATCAACATTGACGACCAGCTAAAGGAACTCAACAAGCAGAACGAGAACGCATTGAAGAACCTTATCACCACCCCGGCGGTAAAGTATCGCAAACCGTATGATGTTTACATAGAGGAATACCCCCACCTCGCCAGCTTCATGGCTTCGGTGAACGGCAACGAGTTCCTGACCGACCCGACAGGCAGCAGGCGTTTTTTGCCGTTTGAGGTGCTGCGCATAGACAAGCCCACAGCAGAAAGCATCCGCATGGATAACGTCTATTCCGAAATCATGTACCTGTACCGTCAGGGCGTGCGCTACTGGTTCAATGATGCGGAGATTGGGGAACTGCACCTGACAAATGCGGAATTTGAGGTGCAGACAGTCGAGTTTGAGATGCTGACGCAATATTTTGAGAAGCCGACAGAGGAAGAAGAAGCCCTGTTCTTTATGACAACGGCACAGATACTGGCACGTTTACGGGATATATGCCCCATGCAACTATCCGAAAAACGGCTGGGGGAAGCGTTACGCAAAGCCGGGTTCAAACGGGTACAGAAACGTATCGACAAACAGACCTATTCGGTATATGGGTACAGGATAAAGCCTGTTCCAACATCCTGTACAAACAGCAATTACGGTTAG
- a CDS encoding transglutaminase-like domain-containing protein: MRSTFILLLCCMCFACAKYPGVPEKYHALLDKALETSGTNQPELAKALESATPEMKEGVAFLISYMPERDLKTMKGDDLLSNVKLAYEARNRFAWAKSVPDSIFLNDVLPYASLNEERDQWRADFYKRFAPYVENCKTLEEAIKAVNKNIRDEVKVDYNTAREKPDQNPSESIRQGMASCSGLSILLTDALRSVGIPSRIAGTANWHDNRGNHNWCEVWLDGKWYFTEYYPNELDRSWFLADAGKADPKDRMHAIWASSFKPTGESFPLVWDFNIKYVPAINVTQRYLDIYQEVYQSQLAGGNYVPLKVMMFKDKRNMRKSDDRVAANVDIFCGKDQIGGGRTAGPRQDMNDVLEFMVEKNKVYTLNYFDKNGQWVGEEVKVKEKPVEVKLHL, from the coding sequence ATGAGAAGTACATTTATCTTGTTGTTGTGTTGCATGTGCTTTGCATGTGCGAAGTATCCGGGAGTGCCGGAAAAATATCATGCTTTGTTGGACAAAGCTTTAGAAACGTCGGGAACGAATCAGCCGGAACTGGCAAAAGCGTTGGAAAGTGCTACTCCGGAAATGAAGGAAGGCGTGGCCTTTTTGATTTCTTACATGCCGGAGCGGGATTTGAAAACGATGAAAGGGGATGATTTGTTGTCGAATGTGAAATTGGCCTATGAAGCTCGTAATCGTTTTGCCTGGGCGAAGAGCGTGCCGGATTCTATTTTCTTGAATGACGTGTTGCCTTACGCTTCACTGAACGAGGAGAGAGATCAATGGCGTGCCGATTTCTACAAGAGATTCGCTCCTTACGTGGAGAATTGCAAAACATTGGAGGAGGCAATTAAAGCCGTGAACAAGAACATCCGGGATGAAGTGAAGGTGGATTACAACACGGCCCGCGAGAAACCGGATCAGAACCCGTCAGAGTCTATTCGTCAGGGAATGGCCTCTTGTAGCGGTCTGTCTATTTTATTGACGGATGCTTTGCGGTCGGTGGGTATTCCTTCCCGTATTGCCGGGACTGCCAACTGGCATGATAACCGAGGGAATCATAACTGGTGCGAGGTTTGGTTGGACGGTAAATGGTATTTTACCGAGTATTACCCGAACGAGCTCGATCGTTCTTGGTTCCTTGCCGATGCCGGGAAAGCTGATCCCAAAGATCGTATGCACGCAATCTGGGCCTCTTCTTTTAAACCGACGGGGGAGAGTTTCCCGTTAGTTTGGGATTTTAATATTAAGTACGTGCCTGCTATCAATGTCACTCAACGTTATCTGGATATTTATCAAGAGGTTTATCAATCTCAATTGGCCGGAGGAAATTACGTACCTCTAAAAGTCATGATGTTTAAAGATAAACGCAATATGCGTAAATCTGATGATCGGGTAGCTGCCAACGTGGATATTTTCTGCGGTAAAGATCAAATCGGTGGTGGACGTACTGCCGGACCTAGACAGGATATGAATGACGTGTTGGAATTTATGGTGGAAAAAAATAAAGTGTATACTTTGAATTATTTCGATAAAAACGGTCAGTGGGTTGGTGAAGAAGTGAAAGTGAAAGAGAAACCGGTAGAAGTGAAATTACACTTGTAA